One genomic region from Streptomyces sp. Li-HN-5-11 encodes:
- a CDS encoding bifunctional 3,4-dihydroxy-2-butanone-4-phosphate synthase/GTP cyclohydrolase II, which yields MSARPSPTTTPTGTPPERNAWGDPHRVAPSIPPILYSPDHDTIDDFALDPVEQAIADIAAGRPVVVVDDEDRENEGDLVIAAEKATEEIVAFMMSECRGLICAPMEGGELDRLRLPQMVEENTESMKTAFTVSVDASTAHGVTTGISAADRATTLRLLAGGTAEPTDFVRPGHVFPLRARPGGVLVRNGHTEAAVDLARLAGLRPAGAIVEIAGEDGRMLRLPELIPFARKHGLTIISIEDLIAYRRTSEPTVRREAEVHLPTAHGTFTAYGYRSAVDGVEHVALVHGDIGDGEEVLVRVHSECLTGDVFGSQRCDCGPQLDASLQRIQTEGRGVVVYLRGHEGRGIGLMSKLRAYELQERGRDTLDANLELGLPADARDYGAGAQILEDLGVRSVRLMTNNPDKTDALLRHGLKVTGREPMPVQAGEHNLRYLRTKRDRMGHDLPWLDTTAVSTCGNQ from the coding sequence ATGAGTGCCCGCCCGTCTCCCACCACCACCCCGACCGGGACTCCCCCAGAGCGAAACGCCTGGGGGGACCCCCATCGCGTCGCCCCCTCGATTCCGCCGATCCTCTACAGCCCGGACCACGACACCATCGACGACTTCGCCCTCGACCCCGTCGAGCAGGCCATCGCGGACATCGCGGCCGGCCGGCCGGTCGTGGTCGTCGACGACGAGGACCGCGAGAACGAGGGCGACCTCGTCATCGCGGCCGAGAAGGCGACCGAGGAGATCGTCGCCTTCATGATGAGCGAGTGCCGTGGCCTGATCTGCGCCCCCATGGAGGGCGGGGAGCTGGACCGGCTCCGGCTCCCGCAGATGGTGGAGGAGAACACCGAGTCGATGAAGACCGCGTTCACGGTCTCCGTCGACGCCTCGACCGCCCACGGCGTCACCACCGGAATCTCGGCCGCCGACCGGGCGACGACCCTGCGGCTGCTCGCGGGCGGCACCGCCGAGCCCACCGACTTCGTGCGCCCCGGCCACGTCTTCCCGCTGCGCGCCAGGCCCGGCGGGGTGCTCGTGCGCAACGGCCACACCGAGGCCGCCGTCGACCTCGCCCGGCTCGCCGGACTGCGCCCCGCCGGAGCGATCGTCGAGATCGCCGGCGAGGACGGCCGCATGCTCCGCCTGCCCGAGCTGATCCCCTTCGCCCGCAAGCACGGCCTGACGATCATCTCCATAGAGGACCTGATCGCCTACCGCCGTACCAGCGAGCCCACCGTCCGCCGCGAGGCCGAGGTCCATCTGCCCACCGCGCACGGCACCTTCACTGCGTACGGCTACCGCTCCGCCGTCGACGGCGTCGAGCACGTCGCCCTCGTCCACGGCGACATCGGCGACGGCGAGGAAGTCCTGGTCCGCGTCCACTCCGAGTGCCTCACCGGTGACGTCTTCGGCTCGCAGCGCTGCGACTGCGGACCCCAGCTGGACGCCTCCCTGCAGCGCATCCAGACGGAAGGCAGGGGAGTGGTGGTGTACCTGCGCGGCCACGAGGGGCGCGGCATCGGCCTGATGTCCAAGCTGCGCGCGTACGAGCTCCAGGAGCGCGGCCGTGACACCCTCGACGCCAACCTCGAGCTGGGCCTGCCCGCCGACGCCCGCGACTACGGGGCGGGCGCGCAGATCCTCGAGGACCTCGGCGTGCGCAGCGTGCGCCTGATGACCAACAATCCCGACAAGACCGACGCGCTGCTGCGCCACGGCCTGAAGGTCACCGGCCGGGAGCCGATGCCCGTCCAGGCGGGCGAGCACAACCTCCGCTACCTGCGCACCAAGCGGGACCGGATGGGGCACGACCTGCCCTGGCTGGACACGACCGCCGTGTCCACCTGCGGCAACCAGTAA
- a CDS encoding nicotinamide mononucleotide transporter family protein, with amino-acid sequence MNWLNSEAFAVLGQHIKWSDMIGNVIGLVGLAFGWRRSIWSWPTQFLSGLILFAAFATAHLSGSAGKQVVVMVVAVYGWWQWNRGKGQAEDGHIAVRFATWRERAVLAGAAAVGTVAVAALFKAYPSLSWDPWPDAYIFVGTVVAMYAQARGMVEFWFAWLLVDAVGVPLNFANGFAFSGFVYVIYGALVLWGMRDWWLRSRRTARPVMEGAPA; translated from the coding sequence GTGAACTGGCTCAACTCGGAGGCGTTCGCGGTCCTCGGCCAGCACATCAAGTGGTCGGACATGATCGGCAACGTCATCGGCCTGGTCGGCCTGGCGTTCGGCTGGCGCCGCTCCATATGGAGCTGGCCCACCCAGTTCCTCTCCGGCCTCATCCTCTTCGCCGCCTTCGCCACCGCCCACCTCTCCGGCAGCGCCGGCAAGCAGGTCGTCGTGATGGTCGTCGCGGTCTACGGCTGGTGGCAGTGGAACCGCGGCAAGGGGCAGGCGGAGGACGGCCACATCGCCGTACGGTTCGCCACCTGGCGCGAGCGCGCGGTCCTCGCCGGCGCCGCCGCCGTCGGCACCGTCGCGGTCGCCGCCCTGTTCAAGGCCTACCCGTCCCTGTCCTGGGACCCCTGGCCCGACGCCTACATCTTCGTCGGCACCGTCGTCGCCATGTACGCCCAGGCGCGCGGCATGGTCGAGTTCTGGTTCGCCTGGCTGCTCGTCGACGCCGTCGGCGTCCCGCTCAACTTCGCCAACGGCTTCGCCTTCTCCGGTTTCGTCTACGTCATCTACGGCGCGCTCGTCCTGTGGGGCATGCGCGACTGGTGGCTGCGCTCCCGCCGGACCGCGCGGCCCGTCATGGAAGGAGCGCCCGCATGA
- a CDS encoding riboflavin synthase encodes MFTGIVEELGEVTAVEDLGDAARFRLRGPVVTEGAQHGDSIAVNGVCLTVVEHEGDEFTADVMAETLERSSLGALTVGSRVNLERPTAVGARLGGHIVQGHVDGTGAVLDRTPSDNWEIVKVSLPAGLARYVVEKGSITVDGISLTVVEAGPDYFTVSLIPTTLALTTLGLKQPGDPVNLEVDVVAKYVERMLGDRVQGATR; translated from the coding sequence GTGTTCACCGGAATCGTCGAAGAGCTGGGCGAGGTCACCGCCGTCGAGGACCTCGGGGACGCCGCCCGCTTCCGGCTCCGCGGCCCCGTCGTGACCGAGGGTGCGCAGCACGGCGACTCCATCGCCGTGAACGGGGTCTGTCTCACCGTCGTCGAGCACGAGGGCGACGAGTTCACCGCCGACGTCATGGCGGAGACACTCGAGCGCTCCAGCCTCGGCGCCCTCACCGTCGGCTCCCGCGTCAACCTCGAACGCCCCACCGCCGTGGGCGCCCGCCTCGGTGGGCACATCGTGCAGGGACACGTCGACGGCACCGGCGCGGTCCTCGACCGCACACCCTCCGACAACTGGGAGATCGTCAAGGTCTCGCTGCCGGCCGGCCTCGCACGCTACGTCGTCGAGAAGGGCTCCATCACCGTCGACGGCATCAGCCTCACCGTCGTCGAAGCGGGCCCCGACTACTTCACCGTCAGCCTCATCCCGACCACGCTCGCCCTGACCACCCTCGGCCTGAAGCAGCCCGGCGACCCGGTCAACCTCGAGGTGGACGTCGTCGCCAAGTACGTCGAGCGGATGCTCGGGGACCGTGTGCAGGGGGCGACCCGGTGA
- a CDS encoding ROK family transcriptional regulator, with product MPASPSTARAINDRLALRLLQQEGPLTAGQLKQLTGLSRPTVADLVERLTTSGLITVVGESGEQRRGPNARLYGIVADRAHLAALDVRTEGVRVTVSDLLGRELTRASVPIGGDTGTGPAVEQAVALVERAAKEAGAEELHTVGIGAPGLIDPVTGELRGSTGLPEWHRRLVAALQERLPRARVIVENETNLAALAEQRDGVARGRDTFVLLWLGHGTGAAVVLDGALRRGASGGTGEIGFLPVPGTSALPSATDCEGGFHSLAGAAAVVQLAGEHGLSGVAGREPAAAELVRGAVASDASPAARFLDALADRLAIGAASVVAVLDPGCVVLGGEVGQAGGEALAARVAERVGRMSPLHTEVRASTLGGAAVLRGALLTARDRAQDELFTPPGTPSRDSH from the coding sequence ATGCCCGCATCCCCGAGCACCGCCCGGGCCATCAACGACCGGCTCGCCCTGCGGCTGCTGCAGCAGGAGGGGCCGTTGACGGCAGGACAGCTGAAGCAGCTCACCGGCCTGTCCCGGCCGACGGTCGCCGATCTCGTGGAACGCCTCACGACCTCCGGCCTGATCACCGTGGTCGGCGAGTCGGGGGAACAGCGGCGCGGACCGAACGCCCGTCTCTACGGCATCGTCGCCGACCGCGCCCACCTGGCCGCCCTCGACGTCCGCACCGAGGGCGTCCGGGTGACCGTGTCCGACCTGCTCGGCCGGGAACTGACCCGGGCGTCCGTGCCGATCGGCGGGGACACCGGCACCGGGCCCGCGGTGGAGCAGGCGGTCGCGCTGGTGGAACGGGCGGCGAAGGAGGCGGGGGCGGAGGAACTGCACACGGTCGGTATCGGCGCGCCGGGCCTGATCGACCCGGTCACCGGCGAGCTCCGCGGCTCCACGGGGCTGCCCGAGTGGCATCGCAGGCTGGTCGCCGCGTTGCAGGAGAGGCTGCCGCGGGCCCGGGTCATCGTCGAGAACGAGACCAACCTCGCCGCGCTGGCCGAGCAGCGTGACGGGGTCGCCCGGGGGCGGGACACGTTCGTGCTGCTCTGGCTCGGCCACGGCACCGGCGCGGCGGTGGTCCTGGACGGCGCGTTGCGCCGCGGGGCCTCCGGCGGCACCGGCGAGATCGGCTTCCTGCCGGTGCCGGGCACGAGCGCCCTGCCCTCCGCGACGGACTGTGAGGGCGGCTTCCACTCGCTCGCTGGGGCGGCTGCGGTCGTGCAACTGGCCGGCGAGCACGGACTGTCGGGAGTGGCCGGGCGGGAGCCGGCCGCCGCGGAACTGGTGCGGGGAGCGGTGGCTTCGGACGCCTCCCCGGCCGCGCGCTTCCTGGACGCCCTCGCCGACCGCCTCGCGATCGGCGCCGCCTCGGTGGTGGCCGTGCTCGACCCCGGATGCGTGGTCCTGGGCGGCGAGGTCGGGCAGGCCGGCGGAGAGGCGCTCGCCGCGCGCGTGGCGGAGCGGGTGGGCCGGATGTCGCCGCTGCACACGGAGGTGCGCGCGAGCACGCTGGGCGGGGCCGCCGTCCTCCGCGGGGCGCTGCTGACTGCCCGCGACCGCGCCCAGGACGAACTGTTCACTCCGCCCGGCACCCCCAGCCGCGACAGTCACTAG
- a CDS encoding MFS transporter, producing the protein MSAVVYEQREVRRSRYAVAAVFAVHGAVTGSFATRVPWIQDHASVGAGQLGLALAFPAFGASVAMPLAGRISHRFGSRNALRGLIALWTLSLVLPSLAPNLLTLCAALFAYGASAGMADVAMNALGVEVENRLDRSIMSGLHGMWSAGALIGSAAGTLAAHLGSDARLHHALAAAVLTVLGLVACTWVLDIQPAQDEEPPPRFALPPKSALLIGAIGFCAVFAEGASLDWSAVYLRHRLQTSAGLAAACTTGFTLTMAAARIAGDKVVDRFGSVRTVRASGVLAVLGGVLIVVAGHPAVAMTGFALMGLGIAVVVPLCFAAAGRSGPNPSQAIAGVATITYTSGLVAPGAIGGLAQAASLVVSFGVVTLLACGLAAFAGVLRAGDRNRPSLTPEPAAVPGPRP; encoded by the coding sequence ATGAGTGCAGTGGTCTACGAGCAGCGCGAGGTGAGGCGTTCCCGGTATGCCGTGGCGGCCGTCTTCGCCGTGCACGGCGCGGTCACCGGTTCCTTCGCGACCCGCGTGCCGTGGATTCAGGACCACGCCTCGGTCGGCGCCGGGCAGCTCGGACTCGCCCTCGCCTTCCCCGCGTTCGGTGCGTCCGTCGCGATGCCGCTTGCGGGCCGCATCAGTCACCGCTTCGGCAGCCGCAACGCCCTGCGCGGACTGATCGCCCTGTGGACGCTCTCCCTCGTCCTGCCGTCCCTCGCCCCGAACCTCCTCACCCTCTGCGCCGCCCTGTTCGCCTACGGCGCCTCCGCGGGCATGGCGGACGTCGCGATGAACGCCCTCGGCGTGGAGGTCGAGAACCGGCTCGACCGGTCGATCATGTCCGGCCTGCACGGCATGTGGAGCGCGGGCGCCCTCATCGGCTCGGCGGCCGGCACGCTCGCCGCGCACCTCGGCTCGGACGCCCGGCTGCACCACGCCCTGGCGGCCGCCGTCCTGACCGTGCTGGGACTGGTCGCCTGCACGTGGGTGCTCGACATCCAGCCGGCCCAGGACGAGGAGCCCCCGCCGCGGTTCGCGCTGCCGCCGAAGTCGGCGCTGCTGATCGGTGCGATCGGGTTCTGCGCGGTCTTCGCGGAGGGCGCGAGCCTGGACTGGTCGGCGGTGTATCTGCGCCACCGGCTTCAGACGTCGGCCGGGCTCGCGGCCGCCTGCACGACGGGGTTCACCCTCACCATGGCCGCCGCCCGGATCGCGGGCGACAAGGTGGTGGACCGGTTCGGCTCCGTGCGCACCGTGCGGGCGAGCGGTGTCCTGGCCGTCCTCGGCGGCGTGCTCATCGTCGTGGCGGGTCATCCGGCGGTGGCGATGACCGGGTTCGCCCTGATGGGCCTGGGCATCGCGGTCGTCGTGCCGCTGTGCTTCGCGGCGGCGGGCCGAAGCGGGCCGAACCCCAGCCAGGCCATCGCGGGCGTCGCGACCATCACGTACACCTCGGGACTGGTCGCTCCGGGCGCGATCGGCGGCCTGGCCCAGGCGGCGAGCCTCGTGGTGTCCTTCGGCGTGGTGACCCTGCTGGCGTGCGGCCTGGCCGCCTTCGCGGGGGTCCTGCGGGCGGGCGACCGGAACCGGCCGAGCCTCACCCCGGAACCCGCCGCGGTGCCCGGCCCCCGGCCCTGA
- a CDS encoding DUF5995 family protein has product MGQSAQLTHRPDTVEAVVARMRALDAALPERDGVAVFNRVYLAVTEAVGQRLAAGRFTDSRAVATLDVRFALRYLAAVDAAAAERRPPACWRPLFQYRGHPGVRPLQFALAGINAHIGHDLALAVVDACRALECEPCDLEDEFDRVGDLLVSLEERIREDLMPGPDLLQIADPLTHLLGAWSLERARDATWSAARALWALRRLPDVAEEFTQRLDAAVGFAGRMMLTPLPD; this is encoded by the coding sequence ATGGGGCAATCGGCACAACTCACCCACCGTCCGGACACGGTGGAAGCGGTCGTCGCGCGGATGCGCGCGCTGGACGCCGCCCTGCCGGAGCGGGACGGCGTCGCGGTCTTCAACCGCGTGTACCTCGCCGTCACCGAGGCGGTCGGCCAACGCCTGGCGGCGGGGCGGTTCACTGATTCGCGGGCCGTGGCCACGCTGGACGTACGGTTCGCGCTGCGGTATCTCGCCGCCGTGGACGCGGCGGCAGCGGAACGGCGCCCGCCGGCCTGCTGGCGGCCGCTGTTCCAGTACCGCGGGCATCCCGGCGTACGGCCGCTTCAGTTCGCGCTGGCGGGCATCAACGCGCACATCGGCCACGACCTGGCGCTCGCCGTGGTGGACGCCTGCCGCGCGCTGGAGTGCGAGCCGTGCGACCTGGAGGACGAGTTCGACCGCGTGGGCGACCTCCTCGTGTCACTGGAGGAGCGCATCCGGGAGGACCTGATGCCGGGGCCGGACCTCCTCCAGATCGCCGACCCGCTCACCCATCTGCTCGGCGCGTGGAGCCTGGAACGCGCCCGGGACGCCACCTGGTCGGCCGCGCGGGCGCTGTGGGCGCTGCGCCGGCTGCCGGACGTGGCCGAGGAGTTCACCCAGCGGCTGGACGCCGCGGTCGGTTTCGCCGGGCGCATGATGCTCACACCGCTGCCGGACTGA
- a CDS encoding LLM class F420-dependent oxidoreductase, whose translation MAIRLGLGLPQNRQFDLGRDVPDVARTAERLGYDSLWVYERALFPEPATQGLYGVEGLPWPDAYRHVADPLVTLTLAAAATERVRLGSSVLVAPLHQPFQLAKALASLDAASGGRVVAGFGTGWSLDEYAAAGIRPIKERGRVLDEVIDVCRAVWGPDPVRYQGRTTKIDSAVVGPKPARPIPILLAASSQKARERLVEHADGWLPVGMGVEQITTQWQALQDLAAERGRQQPIQTVLRVNPEYSAKAYDGAGRRPFQGSADQIVEDLLAHSGIGLEEILVDLQGSARDAQELKDIAAEVYEKARAAGV comes from the coding sequence ATGGCGATCCGTCTGGGACTGGGCCTTCCGCAGAATCGGCAGTTCGACCTCGGCAGGGACGTGCCCGACGTGGCGCGCACCGCGGAGCGCCTCGGCTACGACAGCCTGTGGGTCTACGAGCGGGCCCTGTTCCCGGAGCCCGCCACCCAGGGGCTGTACGGCGTCGAGGGCCTGCCCTGGCCGGACGCGTACCGCCACGTGGCCGACCCGCTGGTCACGCTCACACTGGCCGCGGCGGCCACCGAGCGGGTCCGGCTGGGCAGCAGTGTGCTGGTCGCGCCGCTGCACCAGCCCTTCCAGCTGGCCAAGGCGCTCGCGTCGCTGGACGCGGCGAGCGGCGGCCGGGTGGTCGCGGGCTTCGGCACGGGCTGGTCCCTCGACGAGTACGCGGCCGCGGGCATCCGGCCGATCAAGGAGCGCGGCCGGGTGCTGGACGAGGTGATCGACGTCTGCCGGGCGGTGTGGGGCCCGGACCCGGTGCGCTACCAGGGCCGGACCACGAAGATCGACTCGGCCGTGGTCGGGCCCAAGCCCGCCCGTCCGATCCCGATCCTGCTGGCCGCGAGCAGCCAGAAGGCGCGAGAGCGGCTCGTCGAACACGCGGACGGCTGGCTGCCGGTGGGCATGGGCGTCGAGCAGATCACCACCCAGTGGCAGGCGCTGCAGGACCTGGCCGCCGAGCGCGGCCGCCAGCAGCCCATCCAGACGGTCCTGCGCGTGAACCCCGAGTACTCGGCCAAGGCCTACGACGGCGCCGGCCGCCGGCCCTTCCAGGGCAGTGCCGACCAGATCGTCGAGGACCTTCTCGCCCACTCAGGAATCGGCCTGGAGGAGATCCTGGTCGACCTGCAGGGCAGCGCCCGGGACGCCCAGGAGCTCAAGGACATCGCCGCCGAGGTGTACGAGAAGGCGCGGGCGGCCGGCGTGTGA
- a CDS encoding NAD(P)/FAD-dependent oxidoreductase: MTSTVPNAVEHADAQQPPITMFGPDFPFAYDDFLAHPAGLGQVPATEHGTEVAVVGGGLSGIVAAYELMKMGLKPVVYEADRIGGRLRTVGFEGCDESLTAEMGAMRFPPSSTALQHYIDLVGLQTRPFPNPLAEATPSTVVDLKGESHYAETIDDLPQVYRDVADAWNRCLEEGARFSDMNRALRERDVPRIREIWAKLVEKLDNQTFYGFLCDSEAFRSFRHREIFGQVGFGTGGWDTDFPNSILEILRVVYTEADDHHRGIVGGSQQLPLRLWEREPEKIVHWPYGTSLKSLHVDGEPRPAVTRLHRTAGNRITVTDAGGDIRTYKAVIFTAQSWMLLSQIQCDDGLFPIDHWTAIERTHYMESSKLFVPVDRPFWLDKDEETGRDVMSMTLTDRMTRGTYLLDDGPDRPAVICLSYTWCDDSLKWLPLSANERMEVMLKSLSEIYPKVDIRKHIIGNPVTVSWENEPYFMGAFKANLPGHYRYQRRLFTHFMQDRLPGDKRGVFLAGDDISWTAGWAEGAVQTALNAVWGVMHQLGGETDAANPGPGDVYDEIAPVELPED; encoded by the coding sequence ATGACGTCCACGGTGCCCAACGCCGTCGAGCACGCCGACGCCCAGCAGCCGCCGATCACCATGTTCGGCCCGGACTTCCCCTTCGCCTACGACGACTTCCTCGCCCACCCCGCCGGCCTCGGCCAGGTCCCCGCGACCGAGCACGGCACCGAGGTCGCGGTCGTCGGCGGCGGTCTGTCCGGCATCGTCGCCGCCTACGAGCTGATGAAGATGGGCCTCAAGCCCGTCGTCTACGAGGCCGACCGGATCGGCGGCCGGCTGCGCACGGTCGGCTTCGAGGGCTGCGACGAGTCGCTGACCGCCGAGATGGGCGCCATGCGCTTCCCGCCGTCCTCCACGGCGCTGCAGCACTACATCGACCTGGTGGGTCTTCAGACCAGGCCCTTCCCCAATCCGCTGGCCGAGGCGACCCCGTCGACCGTCGTCGACCTCAAGGGCGAGTCGCACTACGCCGAGACGATCGACGACCTGCCGCAGGTCTACCGGGACGTGGCGGACGCCTGGAACAGGTGCCTCGAGGAAGGCGCCCGTTTCTCCGACATGAACCGTGCCCTGCGCGAGCGCGACGTGCCCCGCATTCGCGAGATCTGGGCGAAGCTCGTCGAGAAGCTCGACAACCAGACGTTCTACGGCTTCCTCTGCGACTCCGAGGCGTTCAGGTCCTTCAGGCACCGCGAGATCTTCGGCCAGGTCGGCTTCGGCACCGGCGGCTGGGACACCGACTTCCCCAACTCCATCCTGGAGATCCTGCGCGTCGTCTACACCGAGGCCGACGACCACCACCGCGGCATCGTCGGCGGCTCCCAGCAACTGCCGCTCCGGCTCTGGGAGCGCGAGCCGGAGAAGATCGTCCACTGGCCGTACGGCACCTCGCTGAAGTCGCTGCACGTGGACGGCGAACCCCGCCCGGCCGTGACCCGGCTGCACCGCACGGCCGGCAACCGGATCACCGTGACGGACGCGGGCGGCGACATCCGCACTTACAAGGCGGTGATCTTCACCGCCCAGTCATGGATGCTGCTGTCGCAGATCCAGTGCGACGACGGACTGTTCCCGATCGACCACTGGACGGCCATCGAGCGCACGCACTACATGGAGTCCAGCAAGCTCTTCGTGCCCGTGGACCGGCCGTTCTGGCTGGACAAAGACGAGGAGACCGGTAGGGACGTCATGTCGATGACGCTCACCGACCGGATGACCCGGGGCACGTACCTCCTCGACGACGGCCCGGACAGGCCGGCCGTCATCTGCCTCTCCTACACCTGGTGCGACGACAGCCTGAAGTGGCTGCCGCTGTCCGCGAACGAGCGGATGGAGGTCATGCTGAAGTCGCTGTCGGAGATCTATCCGAAGGTCGACATCCGGAAGCACATCATCGGCAACCCGGTGACCGTGTCCTGGGAGAACGAGCCCTACTTCATGGGCGCGTTCAAGGCCAACCTGCCCGGCCACTACCGCTACCAGCGACGCCTGTTCACGCACTTCATGCAGGACCGGCTGCCGGGGGACAAGCGGGGCGTCTTCCTCGCCGGCGACGACATCTCGTGGACGGCCGGCTGGGCCGAGGGCGCCGTCCAGACCGCGCTGAACGCGGTCTGGGGCGTCATGCACCAGCTGGGCGGCGAGACCGACGCGGCCAATCCGGGCCCGGGTGACGTGTACGACGAGATCGCGCCCGTCGAACTCCCGGAGGACTGA
- a CDS encoding carbon-nitrogen hydrolase family protein: protein MRTALLQSSGRPGSVVENLKVLDAAADRAAAAGAGLLIAPEMFLTGYAIGDDIGRLAEPADGACAAAVAELASRHGLAVVYGYPERDGGAVFNSAQLISADGTRLANYRKTHLFGCFERDHFTPGEQPVVQAELNGLTVGIMICYDVEFPENVRAHALAGTDLLAVPTAQMHPFQFVAESLVPVRAWENQMYVAYVNRVGAEGEFEFVGLSTLAGPDGVARTRAGRAEELVLADVDPAFLAASREANPYLEDRRPGLYGSLA from the coding sequence ATGCGCACCGCCCTGCTCCAGAGCTCCGGCCGTCCCGGCTCGGTCGTCGAGAACCTCAAGGTCCTCGACGCCGCAGCGGACCGTGCCGCCGCCGCGGGCGCCGGGCTGCTGATCGCGCCGGAGATGTTCCTGACCGGGTACGCGATCGGAGACGACATCGGCCGTCTCGCCGAGCCCGCCGACGGCGCCTGTGCCGCCGCGGTCGCGGAACTGGCCTCCCGGCACGGCCTCGCGGTCGTCTACGGCTACCCGGAGCGGGACGGCGGGGCCGTCTTCAACTCGGCCCAGCTGATCTCCGCCGACGGCACGCGCCTGGCCAACTACCGCAAGACCCACCTCTTCGGCTGCTTCGAGCGCGACCACTTCACGCCGGGGGAGCAGCCGGTCGTCCAGGCGGAGCTCAACGGCCTGACCGTCGGCATCATGATCTGCTACGACGTGGAGTTCCCGGAGAACGTGCGCGCCCACGCCCTCGCCGGCACCGACCTCCTCGCCGTGCCGACGGCACAGATGCACCCCTTCCAGTTCGTCGCCGAGTCCCTCGTGCCGGTGCGCGCCTGGGAGAACCAGATGTACGTCGCGTACGTCAACCGGGTCGGCGCAGAAGGGGAGTTCGAGTTCGTCGGGCTCTCGACCCTCGCCGGACCCGACGGGGTGGCCCGCACCCGGGCCGGCCGCGCCGAGGAACTGGTCCTCGCCGACGTCGACCCCGCCTTCCTCGCGGCCTCCCGCGAGGCCAACCCGTATCTGGAGGACCGCCGCCCCGGCCTCTACGGGTCCCTGGCCTGA
- a CDS encoding MFS transporter, with amino-acid sequence MARTLYCHAFLDDFVLLYPVYTLLFSDTGLSLWQISSLFVLWSLTGVLLEVPSGAWADAASRRLLLWLGPLLTAVGFALWVLVPSYWAFALGFVLWGARGALSSGALEALVYEELDRLGAADGYARLMGRARAAGLVAVTASMALAGPVLDLGGYLAVGAASVAACLGTAAVATRFPENRAPADAREGWTAALRAGLAAARADRSVRGALLLVSAVTAVFGALDEYTPLLVRDTGVPETSVPYLLLLIWAGATAGGLLTGPAARLGTAGLASLLACAALALAAGGLAGSAAGLPLVALAFGAFELASVLADARLQERIDDNGRATLTSVAGLGTDLVTITVYGTYAATASAAGNGTAFAVFAIPYLVTAAALAAGARARRRPSA; translated from the coding sequence CTGGCGCGCACGCTGTACTGCCACGCCTTCCTCGACGACTTCGTCCTGCTCTACCCGGTGTACACGCTGCTGTTCAGCGACACCGGACTGTCGCTGTGGCAGATCTCCTCCCTCTTCGTCCTGTGGTCGCTGACCGGTGTGCTGCTCGAGGTGCCCTCCGGTGCCTGGGCGGACGCCGCCTCCCGCAGGCTGCTGCTGTGGCTCGGCCCCCTGCTCACCGCCGTCGGCTTCGCCCTGTGGGTGCTCGTCCCGTCCTACTGGGCCTTCGCGCTCGGCTTCGTGCTGTGGGGCGCCCGCGGCGCGCTCTCCTCGGGCGCCCTCGAGGCGCTCGTCTACGAGGAGCTCGACCGGCTCGGCGCCGCGGACGGCTACGCCCGGCTGATGGGCCGAGCCCGCGCGGCCGGCCTGGTCGCGGTGACGGCCTCCATGGCACTGGCCGGACCGGTGCTGGACCTGGGCGGCTACCTGGCGGTGGGCGCGGCGAGCGTCGCGGCCTGCCTGGGCACGGCGGCGGTCGCGACCCGCTTCCCGGAGAACCGCGCCCCGGCCGACGCGCGCGAGGGCTGGACGGCGGCCCTGCGGGCGGGGCTCGCCGCGGCCCGGGCCGACCGGTCCGTGCGCGGGGCGCTGCTGCTGGTGTCCGCCGTCACCGCCGTCTTCGGGGCCCTCGACGAGTACACGCCGCTGCTCGTGCGGGATACCGGAGTGCCGGAGACCTCGGTGCCCTACCTGCTGCTGCTCATCTGGGCCGGGGCTACCGCCGGTGGACTGCTCACGGGCCCCGCTGCACGTCTCGGTACGGCCGGGCTCGCTTCCCTGCTCGCCTGCGCCGCGCTCGCCCTGGCGGCCGGCGGCCTGGCCGGAAGCGCCGCCGGACTTCCGCTCGTGGCGCTCGCCTTCGGCGCCTTCGAGCTCGCGAGCGTGCTGGCCGACGCCCGGCTCCAGGAGCGCATCGACGACAACGGACGGGCCACCCTGACCTCCGTCGCCGGCCTGGGCACCGACCTGGTCACGATCACCGTGTACGGCACCTACGCGGCGACCGCCTCGGCCGCCGGCAACGGCACCGCGTTCGCGGTGTTCGCGATCCCCTACCTGGTGACGGCGGCCGCACTGGCGGCCGGTGCACGAGCGCGGCGGCGCCCCAGTGCGTGA